The stretch of DNA ttaaaaatcacgTCACGCATTGGCAGACACTTattgtcgtggcaaccccccgccagataggtacctacccttaCACTTAATCTTTAGCCCGAGTAAGACGGCAATGCTTACCTTGAAAACCTCCAGGATGTTCGACAGCTGATCGGGATATTTTGCCAGCTTGGCCAATGCTCCAGCGACCACGCTCCGTTCCTCGAAGTTGAGGTAGTTGAGCGGGGAGTCTATCGTGGGAATGTGTGGGATGGGTTCCAATAAAGGAGCTCGTTCCAATCCACTCTGTGTCAGTGCTTCGCCCACGGTTGCGCAGAATCTGTCGTACTCGATGTAACGGCGACGACCCGGCGCGCAGAATCTGAAACCGATGAAAAACTTCGAGGGTAAAGCCACCCTGCAATTTCTTTTACTACCACCAAACTAAACACAAATGCTTGTTGAAATCTCGGAATACACCTAGCGCCATTTAATTTGCTCTAAAACTTCTTGAAAGCTGACTAGATGGCGCTAGGTGcagcattttattttatttaattgcatTGGCATATCCACCAAGCACCATCTGTCGATGACAAGATCACTTACACCTCCATAAGCGTGTCCATCTCGAGAGGCGTGAGAGCCAAGCCTGCGGCGGCAAGTCCTCGGTAGAAGTCAGCCCGCGGCACCACCAGCTCGCGTCGCTTGTCGAACTGAGCGATAAACTCACGCGGACGTATGCCTTCGCGGACCATCTGTCGATGTCGAGATCACTTGTATAATGTAACCCACAGGGAcagcaaataatataatattcaaaaaaatatcagAATGTTTATTCTGAAAAGAACCCACATTTTTGCTTTTAAACTTTACCTTTCCCTTTATCTTAGCGAGTATCTGTACAATGTCTGTCTCGCGCGGGTCCACCGCAGAGCGAGCCTGCGGTCTACGCACCGTAGCCGACGGACCCGCGATGGTGGCGCTCTCGACCGGCCTGTCTTCCAACTGAAACGACATTCAGGAAAATAACATTCAAGTATCTTTCCAAGGAAATGTACCTTCCAGGGACTACGGGAGAGACCATCATTTTAATTTAGCAGCATTGCATTTCTCGGTGTGATCGCGGGTAAAAAAATACCCGTCGTACCTTACAGGGACTACGGGAGGGACACGGGTACACAATAGAATTAACTCAATCGGGTACCTTTAGAGAGTGTACATACCTCATCGAGCAGCGCTACGTAGCTGAAACCGCAGTCATCAAGGTAGCGCTGCTCGAGCGCGCGCAGTTGCGCCGGCGCGGGGAGCACGCCCAGCCTCGCGAGCACGCGCCGCACTTGGGCACGTGACACGTGCCCGTTGTTGTGTCTATAAAGAACAACAAATTGTAtgaacatcacaaaaaaatgtatcACAATCGGTCAAATCAAAAGCGGGGCTTTTGAAGTCGTTTTCAGTATTTGCGTTCATAAAGCAACTCTTCTTTTTAacgtttttccaaaaatcacGCTCACTTTTAacattatgtaaggtgaaacatctaactgtaaacaaaaaatgtttctgcaaataaaaatcttgtatcttgtatcttcGTTTGTCACCTAGCACTAGCTAATAGCAGTCGACAGTTGCTCTAGAAGACTTAAAAATCTTACTCATCATGTTCTCCAAACGAAGGTCTCAAGTCGATGGAGCGCTCCTTGCACGCAGCGCGCACACGTAACAACGCAGCTTGAGCCAGATCCATCTCATGCTCTAGTTGTCCCCCGCGTTCCGCCGCAGACCCTCGCGGGGGAAGCTCCGCGACTGCCTCCGCTGCAGCGCCAGGTACCACGTCTGGATGTTTCTCCAGCTCTTTTAGCGCGAACACTGTGGCCAAACAAGAAAGAGAGAAATTAAGCCGATTATTAGACTAGTTACATAACTAATATCCGTACTTGTTTTAAGTTTTCGAAAATTCCGTAAGAACTCATTGATTAGCAGTaataaaaattaggtaggtatcctaTACCCAGGATGCAATCTATGTCTGTGGATCGGCATGGAAGTATAGATTTGCGTTTCTTGGCTTGCCTTTGACTACTGACAGCACACCAAACAGATGACGCAACCTATAAATGTGGAGTGCGCCTACCTACTGATATTTTTATGTCATGGTTTAAATATACCCTTCCAACCCTTCTCCTTCTAAGAGGAagcccgtgctctgtagtgggccggtgatgatGATTTCTATCATAcgtaaaatagtaggtaggtacatatggtacctacctactaagaacTAACTAGGAAGTGGATTGTTTCCAGAAGGTTTTTCTGCCCCACATTAAAAAGGTATGGAGCAGAAATGCGAAAATGATTAATAATGGGGGAATAGGTATCAAGGAGCCAACTATCTGATCGagatgataaaaaaatagatCGTCAAGGGTTCGTCTGCTACTATAAAGCTAAGTGCCTACCTTGATCACAGTCATCTTCAAAGGTTCTCCAGCAAATTCGCTCAGGATCGTTTGGGTCGACGTAGTGACGCATGACGCATAGGGCTTCCTGGTTGGACATGATGCTGCCGAGGCCTGTCGCATCCAGCGCTCGGCGGAACTGCTGAGGGGCTATACGACCACAATTCAAAGGGTCGTAATCCTGTAAGATAAGGGAATAACGTTTAAAACTGGTTTTTCGTCTtaataataaagaaagaatagcGTTTGTTTATAAATTCTGCCACACATCACCAGAAAGGGGTACCTAAGCCTTTTCACTTTTCCGGATTGTAAGATCTCTCCTCTCCGGAAGATAAGGTATCTCTGTatcttttcgtcaaaatcagtgaaaagcaggcagacagaccgacggacacactttcgcatttctttTTGACGGCCTCGCTTGCGCAGAagtaagcgctgtggttttattagtgggacgtcacgggttcgattcctggcaagggtttggaattttataatttcttttctgGTCTGATCCAGCCGTCGTCgtcgctagttaccaccctaccggcaaagccgtgccgccaagcaatttaccgttctggtacgatgccgtgtaggaacCAAAGGGGTGTAGGTTTactgaaaactgccatatccctttcgcttccatcttagcctgcatcatcacttaccaccaggcgagattgcagtcaaaggctaacttagtatctgaattttaaaaaaaacttaatattatagtatagaagtatggattatttcaaGTTGGAACTCACTCTGAAGAACTCAGAGACTCTAATCCGTCGTTGCAATACATACTCCTGAACTCGCATCATCAGATCAATGAGCTGTCGCGTCGGTTTGGGCGGTTGTAGCGCGGGGTGGAACACCTCCGAGGGTCCCAACTTCTCTACAGAGATCCCCGCTTCTACTTCTGGACGAACCAGCTTTGGAAGACTCGTATCAATTACAGCTTTGGGGTGATTGTAAGCCTGGACAAAACGAATTCAATATCTCGTTAGATACCTATTGAATTCGAgcaccgatcaagtgcgagatggactcgcacacaaagggttccgtaccgaaaGGTACAAGATGACGTAACTAGTTACCTACTTCTTTAATTTACACggtaaccattttgaattttttcacgtgacaacgtcttataattcgatagagccggctgcacgcacgaaaaaacatgactcatacggcgttacctcgctctgaggcgttccatgtaaggcttgaagtgcaagcgagagcgcggaacgagcgacaaagaagcacaatcggcctttgttgtcacgttcaactatcgtcagtaaaccgactttacagacaaccaatttttttttatttgttcctaTAACAGTAATACGCTACGAAAATTTCACGTCTCTAccttttacggttcatgagatagcccgctggcagacagacgAAAATGTGAAACGTCTCTCATCcagtaaattgtttttttttttttttaataaattagcgAGCAAAGGaccaggcgggtcacctgatgttaagtgattatcgtcacccatgaacatttgcagtgccagaggaaccgccaatgcgttgtcgGCCTTTCAGAAAGTTGGTaacccttgaataaccccatgttgtattTCTAATGGAAAAATCGCtaaagggagttgattccacagtttgtagtgcgtggaaaaaaggatctgaaGGATACGCaaagtaacaaataaaaatctattgcaATTTTGCTCTGTTAGCGAGACAGATTTTGTTCGACAgcttacgatttttttttctattcttttcttttcttacCGGACCAAGTCCCTGTATACCCTCTTTCTTCACCGCCTCGACGGCTTTGATGAACTCCACGTAGTCCAAGGTGTACGAGTCCTTAATGAAGCGGCGGACGAGCAGGTTGAAGTCCTCAGGGCTCACGATCACACCGATGTAGTCCAGGATACGGGCGAAATGGGCGAAGGTTATCCGCCCGTCATTTTTCGCCACCTACAAATTAATGTGAAAATAATCCATCCTAACATAATTAAGTGATGATAGCCTATTGGTTAATATTTCAACCTGCTATATCGGGAAGTCCTGAATTCGATCCCGGGTACCTCTACTTTTCGGAGATAATGTGCGtacctagttaggtacttattacttattgaCACGGAGCGGCAttcttttgacaattcaaaagaagcctttatttactgaaattaCAAACTATACAATTAATGCtgtgtacatttatattatatacaaataaataaataattttgacacTGAAGTTTTGTTTGTGTTTTGTCTCTTTTCATTAAGTTTGCCCATGAGCTGAATCCTCCTCCAAGGTTCTCcatattgcaaaagtttatttaaataaaaatatattctgttCTATTTTGATAAGCAATAATTAAATacgaaggaaaacattatgaggaaACCTGAATTACTAAAAGTTTTCGACGATGTTCCCAAATTTGTATAAGCCAAACACTTTTCATCCTAAGAGGAAACCCTGCTCAGTAATGATGATGTACTtttgaaatctttttttttaatatttattaaaaaattatagccgCTTAAATATATGTTATGCGCATATCGGACGAACTGTGGGCAAAGACCGCTACACATTGGATGCCACAAAAGACAAAGACGTCGAGACAGACCGAGGCGTCGCGTCGCTGGCGAGACGAACTCGATGCCTATAAGCCGGCCTGGCCCCAAATATTCCTAGACAGAGACAGGTGGAAGGAAGAAAGGAGGCCTTTGCCCAGCATTGGGACAGTACGGgctaacaataacaataataaatgttATATTCGATATATGACTCTACTGTCTAAAActgttaataaataaagacTTACAAGTTCGTAATCCTGGAAATAGGGCCTTAGCGGAAGGTCGCGCTGCGCAATAGTGGCAAGCAGGCAGCACAGGCGACGCATTTGCCACTGGTCCAGCTTGTGACATTCTGGTTCCGGCGGCGGCGGGCACGCTTCCAGCAGACAATCTGCTGACGTCTTATCCCGACCTCCAGCATCTGGTATCCagataattacctatttatagtcgtattccttcaTTGCTGCGGGTCGTGACTCCCAACCATCAATCACATAATGGcagagttctcttgggataataaaaaataaaataaacttttatttcaggccattagacccataattgtgttagtatgacaaatcacttaaaactatgttagtaggtacttatttctatcttaacaactaattctataactaaaactataactaaaaagcccgagggaacctcttggcgcctatgtgcgcacccccccagcacctccagagagGACTATCTAGTTTTCTGGCCAATgcaataatgcagtgggttcccagatcctcaactacaactcactaagagaacgagatttaggttcttaggtttttacaattattatcaggtgttagtgataataaccgggaccgacggcttaaagtgctctccgaggcacggaggaaacgtaAAGGCCAAATACGGACCTAAAGTCGGTCatccatccagttactgacttggGCCAATGTTGCtcaacaatcgcaatcgattgtaTGCGTTGGTAACTAGGCCACTCGCTTCCTCTATCGAGATAATAACGGGTGTTTTTAATTATGCATTGGCGAAGGCCGAAGAAGCGATGACTTTTGAGGCTGGGTCCAGAATATCTAATTCACCCTAACCATATTCCCTCCtccaaaatataataatcatgatTTATGTCATAGGACGAGTATTTACGGAGTAAAAATCggtgaatttttttgaatatcgCTGGCTGACGTAATAAAAAAACGTTATCGGTTTTTTACGAAAATAAAACAGCCTTGCCTTCATAACATTTTGGCTTATTCAATACAACATTTAtgtattaataaaatgtataaagaaTGTTTTTCCCAAACAGGTAATATATTGAACGCACCTTTCACcttcaaacaataaatattacatAGGAATATCGAAGAGTCACGCATTTCGTTTTAGAAGTCGTTATTTTTCGAGATCAATAGGCAATGTATTTTTAACGACGTGTTTGTGTCTCACTAACTCTGCCACCTCAACTTTTAGGAGTTGTGCGTTAAATTAAGCAATTACTTGAATATCACTTTcaaatggtgaaggaaaacgggaggaaacctgtatgccatgcctgagagttttccataattttactataatgttctcaaaggtgtgtgaagtctgctagtcagcactgagccagcgtggaggactatggcctaaagcctTCTCATCTCAGGAGACGATGCTCAGTATTGGGCTGACGAAGGGTTGATTAAGATGATTATTTTTGTCTTAGTGCTTATATATCTCTTGGACCTTAGATTATAGATAAGAGATACGTAAGCTTCCATTTACTTTCTCCATGTAAGTAGATTTGGCACAGAGAACGCGGTCAGCCTGGGTAACGACACATCAAAGAGGCTCAGGACATTTTTGAGAggtttaaagaaaatattaacttAAGGTTCTATTTACCTTCTTCATCAGCCGGTCGTCCAGCGCAAGAAAGTAATTCGCAGCATTCCGAGCAAATCAGGACATTTGATtcttggtttaaaaataaaaacttcgtAAAGTACCTTCTCCATGTATGATTTGGCACAGCTGGGGGTAGAGCACGTGGCCATCTTGGACACGGAAGTAGTCCGCAATCTGCCTTTCCGCATCAGAAAGGTCTCGAATCAACCGAAGTGGCCCACTAGGCCTTGCTTTGACTCCGGAGGAAAGAAGAGAGTTGAGTAAGATATATCTCTACCTTCTCCATGAATGATCTGGCAGCTGGTGGTAGAGCCAATGACTTCTATAAAGTCATTGGGTAGAGCGCGGAAGTAATGCGCAATCTGCGCAATTTTCGCATCAGAGACGCCCAGGACCGAGTGAAGTGGGCTTGCTTTGACTGTGGGTTGAAGAAGACAGCTACGTCAGGTATTTACCTTCTCCATGTATGATCTGGCACAGCTGGTGGTAGAGCACGCGACCATCCTGAGCACGGAAGTAGTCCGCAATCTGCGCTATTTCTGCATCAGAAAGGCCCAGGACCGAGCGAAGTGGACCCGCTAACACTGACACGAACTTTGACtctgtttttaataaaaatgacgTGAATATAGGTggtattatgattttttaaatttagccaAAAATTGGCAAGAAATGATTTACCTGGGTCAAGAATTAATAAAATCCTAGGTACATAGTTGTAAATCCTCATGAATGTCAATTGACATGCCCGACTTCACTCAGGTTCTCTCGAACCGTAGCTCGACGGTCGTAGGACGGCTAAAGAAGGTTTTAGTCTACGCACTAAAACCTCCTGCTTTCTTTAGCCGTCCTTTCTGGTACTGCGATGCGCAATCTTCACGAAAGGAACTGTTCGGTCAGGCTTCGTTTGCCTTTTTCCTGGATCCATTCATTGTTCAGATTTTGTCTTATTATTGACTGCAGTATTATTGCACccttattttatctcttttcCCTGTTCAGCATCTGTGGCACCAGGCTTTTATGAGAGGTTCTCCGTCCGTCAGTGCACTCAAAAATTCCGTGGTTAGGTGTGTCTTTCCTAACGCAGTAAGGACAAATGTCGTTCGCTGCTTTGCCGATGGCGTGTAGGTAGTGTTGAATATCTTTACTTGGTCATGGATTATGGATAAGAAAAACAAAGTAACCTGAGATGAGCGAGTTCCCCTCAGGATCCAAAGGACGATACCAATCCCATAGGTTTAGGCCAACCCGAAATGCCGCTGCGCGAATCTTGTTGCAGGTCTTCCATACATCTGCCAGGCGTATTATCTGATTGAAGAAATAAtgtattatatactagctgacgcccgcgacttcgtccgcgtggatgtaggttttttaaaattcccgtgggaactctttgattttccgggataaaaagtagcctatgtgctaatccagggtatattctatctccattctaaatttcagcccaatccgtccagtagtttttgcgtgaaggagtaacaaacatacacacacacacacacacacacacatacaaactttcggctttataatattagtgtgaagtgtgatctaTACTTTTTAAAAGGAGTAAAAATGTGATTGATATAGTAAATATCTACGTATCTACAGGTCAGACCGATCAAAACTTGAGATTTCGCttgtaagtatttaaagaagactcgccacgaagggttccgtatcatctgagaaatagtatttttttagtgacgtaaccacaaattcacggttttctgatttttctttttacctaCTTGTGTTTCGAGTAGGTATAAgacattacctacctaccaaatatcATGGTTCCTTTGCTAcctgctacctgccaaatatcatggTTCTAGGTATGTTCTAGGTCAACACGAAgtagattttgattcccttgttcTGTTTTGACCTGTAAATCCATGTCAgtggtcttgacagacacgacagacagacagacaacgaagtgatcacataagggttccttttttgtcTAGTGATAACTGATACGGAACACGAAATacaaaaattttgatactttaaGCACACGAGTAAATATCTATATCTACTCGCATGCTTTAGCTTTAACAGGGcttcactcgcttcatacaatcgtagttccaatttcatttgaatattaagcaaccaaagtccatgaaattttgcagacatattctagaaactaatatctgtgtctgtggtgttttagatttttctaaaaatatgtagttttaaaattacaggggctcaaagatttgtatgtaaatttttaagaccgcgtaactttgaaaccgaatattttaacagaaatctggaaaagcacagacatagatattagtttccagactatgtctgcaaaatttcatggactttggttgcttaatattcaaatgaaattggaactacgattgtatgaagcgagtgacggagagacccctcttaagtaagtagttaaaggTACTTACAGTGTCATGCATTTTGATGGTGTTTTTACTTTATTC from Maniola jurtina chromosome 10, ilManJurt1.1, whole genome shotgun sequence encodes:
- the LOC123869233 gene encoding uncharacterized protein LOC123869233, which encodes MHDTIIRLADVWKTCNKIRAAAFRVGLNLWDWYRPLDPEGNSLISESKFVSVLAGPLRSVLGLSDAEIAQIADYFRAQDGRVLYHQLCQIIHGEDAGGRDKTSADCLLEACPPPPEPECHKLDQWQMRRLCCLLATIAQRDLPLRPYFQDYELVAKNDGRITFAHFARILDYIGVIVSPEDFNLLVRRFIKDSYTLDYVEFIKAVEAVKKEGIQGLGPAYNHPKAVIDTSLPKLVRPEVEAGISVEKLGPSEVFHPALQPPKPTRQLIDLMMRVQEYVLQRRIRVSEFFRDYDPLNCGRIAPQQFRRALDATGLGSIMSNQEALCVMRHYVDPNDPERICWRTFEDDCDQVFALKELEKHPDVVPGAAAEAVAELPPRGSAAERGGQLEHEMDLAQAALLRVRAACKERSIDLRPSFGEHDEHNNGHVSRAQVRRVLARLGVLPAPAQLRALEQRYLDDCGFSYVALLDELEDRPVESATIAGPSATVRRPQARSAVDPRETDIVQILAKIKGKMVREGIRPREFIAQFDKRRELVVPRADFYRGLAAAGLALTPLEMDTLMEVFCAPGRRRYIEYDRFCATVGEALTQSGLERAPLLEPIPHIPTIDSPLNYLNFEERSVVAGALAKLAKYPDQLSNILEVFKDSDKERCGTIPRIAVERALCRRDLLSLVSARERDLIYKCFGYRRGCGDEVNYRALCNALDVLHATSRAQPC